The Girardinichthys multiradiatus isolate DD_20200921_A chromosome 9, DD_fGirMul_XY1, whole genome shotgun sequence genome segment AAGTGACCGACAACTGTTTAGTAAACGTCTACCCAATCGGTGAAGATTTTTACGCCGTCACTGAGACCAACTACATCACCAAAGTGGATCCAGATTCGCTAGAGACGTTGAAGAAGGTGGGACGGTTTATTAGACTTTAACTGCAATAAAACCAACAGcatcttttcatatttttgacattttgatttaGTTGCAGGTAGAAAAGCTGTTAAACAAAGAGGCATTTTTACTCATCTGAATTATCTGTAAaagattatagaaaataaaaaatggcctGATTTTCCCTCCTAACTGGCCCAGTCTTTGGGAACATTGAGGTGAGGAAGatagccttttttcttttgagatCATGATGCAGTATTTTATTAAATCTTCCTAATATTCCTGTTTAAGAGCCACAAAAACTACAACAGCTAGATCGTCAGAGGGTTAAAAGGGTATCTTAAGGCCGTTAAAATAGAACCATGCGAAAGGGAGAAGGTGCTCCAAACGGGATAATTGACAGCTggtgtttttcttgttattttaaGATTTGACGACTGAGCATTTTTTTCAGGTGGACCTGTGTAAATACCTATCAATTAATGGGGTCACAGCCCACCCCCATACTGAAGCAGACGGTACAGTCTACAACATTGGAAACTGCTTTGGCAAGAACATGAGTCTGGCTTACAACGTCATCAAGATCCCACCTGCACAGAAAGGTGAGGCCTGCTACCAGCAGGGTTCCCATATGCACTGTAGGGAGAAATAATGCTTTGGTTGTGAGGTTTTTCCGGGTTTGGATAGGTCAAGATCAGGATTAAGATACATTTTACAGTTTGCTGTACAGCCAGCAGAGaacaaatgcaaaggaaaaaacaaattaaactgacagaaatacaaaaataacagCATACACAATACAACAATAAATGGATATTTGTACCTTTTTGAACAGCATTTTATTACCATAAAGCTGCAAGATGATGGCAGCAACCTGTGAAGGGGCTGGTTTGGGTTAGTTAGCAAGCAAAGCTTTGGCCTTCCTAGCAACTGGTTCTAGGCTGAGGGACTCAAACcaataaatacaacaaataGTGACATCATTACCAGTTATTTAATTAATGTCTTCGTCAAACTGTCTCAAACAGGAAACGTGTCTCTGAAATGAACCATAAACAGaatcataaaaattattttttggagTGCACGCACATTTGAATGAATAGTTGTTTTCAAAAAACTCACCAGTGGCCCTGCAATCCATGCTGCATACAACCCATTGTTGCCAACAGCTCAGTGCTGGGATCTTGGACCATTCCTCCTTGGGTTCTGGGTCTTCTTCCATGCACTTCTATGTTCATCTCAAGGAACAGATTACTTAAATTTTAGGGACTGAGTTGGTCAGTGAAATTAATTGATTTTATGTCTGAACTATTTCTGTGTTGATCTGGACTTATGTTCTGATCACTAGCCTGCTGAAAGACCTGttgatgacccattttcagttttctggtaAAGTCCACCAGAATTTACTGAAAATGTACCTTAATTTTACAAAGTCTATGCTGGTTTCCAGCAcctttgaaagaaaaatagGCCCACTGCATGACAGATCCCCCACTGTACTTAACAGCTGATATGAAGTGAGTCCTCGCatgtttatagtttgttttcacataaaatccacccagactgttgctgAAAAAATTTATCTTAGTTGGCGCACAGATTTGCAAAAGCAATCCTAGTAGCTGTTgcattgcagcaaaaaggtcctaggttcgactcccagcctggggtctttctgcatgaagtttgcatgttctccacatgcatgcatgggttctctccgggttctccagcttcctcccatagttTAAAAACAAGACTGCTATGTTAACTGATATCACTGCATTGCTCTTAgatgtgaatgggtgtgtgcatggttgtttatcctgtgtgtctctgtgttgtgctgcgatggactggcgacctgtccagggtgtaccctgcctctcgagcctagactgctggagataggtaccagctaatggatggatgggtgctGACTCTGGATGGTAGTGAGGTTATTATGGGTTCTCATCCAGTCTAGTTCTGATGCTGAACAGAAATGAGCCTCTTTAtcattttcatatttataaCACAGGGAAACTGAAAAAGATTAGAGCAACAAATCTGAATGCATCTCTGTGTATGTAGTCACTAAAAAGAGTCAACTTTTCTGAGGGTAAAATGGCTGCACAgattgaacattttatttagatggGGTTTAATTTTactcatgaaaaaaataaattgaagtaaAATATATCTGTTAGTAACTTTAAGCTGTTTATCTCCAGATAAATCAGACCCCATAGAGAAATCCCAGGTTGTGGTTCAGCTGCCCAGCAGTGAGAGGTTAAAGCCCTCCTACATTCACAGGTACACATTTATCAGACTCTTCTTCATATTCATTGGGAGAGTCCATATAAATTTATTGATTCTTCTTTATTTCGCTCTCTGTTTTTCCCATGTCTGTAGCTTCGGCATCACCgagaactactttgtgtttgtggaGCAGCCGGTGAAGATCAACCTACTTAAGTTCCTGTCAGCTTGGAGCGTGAGAGGAGCCACATACATGGACTGCTTTGAATCCAATGAAAGCATGGGGGTAAGATCAGAGGTTTCCTTTGCTTCACTCACAGATGGTCTCATCACAAAAAGCAGCTTCTTCTTTTTGAAACTGAATACTCATGGTTTATTGGCCTGTGGTCACTGCTTATAATAACTATGTGTGAACGTGTTGCAGACATGGTTCCACTTGGCCACTAAGGAACCTGCAGGTTATATGAAAAGCCACAAATACAGAACGTCCGCTTTTAACCTCTTTCACCACATCAACGCCTATGAAGACCAGGGATTCATTGTGGTCGACCTCTGCACGTGGAAAGGGTGATTATGAAGCTCTATATGTGGGGTGTTTGTATCTGTGTTTGCAACACActgatattttatttgtatttgcagGCATGACTTTGTGTACAACTACCTCTACCTGGCCAACCTGAGGGAGGAGTGGGAGGAGGTGAAGAAAGCAGCAATGAGAGCTCCTCAGCCTGAGGTCAGACGATACGTGCTGCCGTTGGATATTCACAGGGTgagctgaaacacacacacacacacacacacacacacacacacacacacacacacacacacacacactataaaTGATTTGCAAAAGCAATCCTAGTCTCTACACATTTCCTATTTTGTCctgttaaaaacacaaacaaatgtgttttactggAATGAGATTTTAATGACagtccaacacaaagcagtgtgtaattgtgaaaaggaaggaaaagtctacatggttttgaaaatgtttgataaataataataataattttagatgagtgttgcaaaaatatttagatgCTGGTCTGTTACTGGCTCTGTCAGCTTATTGAATTCATGTAAGTGAAAACTTTAAACTGTCAAGCTGCGTTTGAATGCGTGGAGATGTTTTCAGCTACTTGGACCGCACCAGAAACCCGTGTCGGTAAGACTACCCTGCACCCGTTTGACTGAAGAAACGTACTCAACTGACTCTGGACTGTAAATATCTCCAAATAAGTATGTccttcctttttaaaatgtttgtacagTGGATATACGTTTCGAAAGTCCGCACATCCTTGCGAAATTTCCATTCTTTGTGATGTTAGAAAAAGGAGATcaagataaataatttttagaactgaaagaaaacaatctCCAAAATGTCTGAAACCAGAGATAAAACGCCAGGCTAGCAGCCTGAATAACAGCAGCATTTATCCATTAAAAGCTCCACAATGAAAGCTTagatccatgtcttggtagctgtgcagttggtccatccgtTCAGATGACTGACTGAACAAAGCTCTGTAAAattttcaaagcttgggatattgttctaGGACCTAACTCTGCTAttaacatctccacaacttcctGCCTGCTCTGAtccttgttcttcatgatgctgtttgttctatAATGTTGTCTAacagacctctgaggccttcacagagcagctggattCTTACTGGGATTCAATTACTCACAGATTGGCTCTTTTTAGTTGccaggtgacttctgaaggcagctagttgctctggattttattttaaaaaattgtaaaaaatgtgtttacttCTACTTTAATTTCCCAGTTTTGCAcaactctgtgttggtctatctccTAAAAATCTTGATAGAATACTTTAAAGTTTGTTACTTAATGTTTTGATGTGAACAAATGGGAAAAACATAATTAAGCCAAAGGTTTTATTCATAGCTATGTTTGGTTCGTTATCATGATAACTTGCTTCTGAACACAAACCCAACTGTTCTAACCTGCTTCGAATGATTTTTGGCTGCATTCAGGAAGAACAGGGGAGGAACCTTGTGTCTTTGTCCTACACAACAGCAACTGCTGTTCTTCACAGCGATGGTACCGTTTGGCTTGAACCTGAAGTTCTATTCTCTGGACCAAGACAgggtaaacacacacacacacacacacacacttaattCATAGTATAAAAGCAGCACATGGAGGTAGCCAGACGTAGGTTAGTAATTCAATCAGGTTATCAGAGATTTACATTTTGTGCCATTTACTGTATGATTTAGGTttatttagccataaaaccAGTAAAACTTGGACCTCCCTGTTCCACCTTGTTGTTGTGGCTAAAGAAAACAACACTTCAACTGTTGTAGTTTTATAAAAGCAGCAGCACAAAATAGTGTTTTATTTCACAAGGCATTACTACCATGAGTTTAGCATTAATCgtgatctgtttttattttttgatatgATTCAACCATTTTTGGCAGAGAAATATTGCTGTAGGTTCGAGCCagtgttttgctgaatatttctaccttaaaatcccaaaaaatataattaatacTAATCAATGTAGAGTGGAAAAATATCACTATGTAACATTTTTAGGAAATTTAAGGTGAAGTTTCTGTATTAGTATTTTAGAGGATCTTTTTATGGTTATGTTTAAATACtaattttgtgtgtgtcttTCCTCGTTTTTTTCCCGTTTATGCCCCTTTGTGTCTTTTAGCCTTCGAGTTTCCGCAGATCAACTACTCCAtgtgttgtggaaggaagtatTCATTCGCCTATGGTCTCGGCCTCAACCACTTCATCCCTGACAGGGTAGGAGCACTTTCAAGTTTAGTGAGAGTGAGACAGCTCGGAGGCcacctaaaacacacacacacacacacacacataaacacagctTTGTTACTGGCTTTGGTTTCCACCTCAGATTGTCAAGCTGAACGTGCAGACCAAAGAGACGTGGCTGTGGCAGGAGGAAGACTGTTACCCATCGGAGCCGCTGTTTGTCCCCACACCTGGAGCCACGGAGGAGGATGATGGTAAGACGCACACTCACCTGTATCTGCACTGGTTTCCAGCGTGGATGGATCTCATTAGCACGGTTTCAGTAACACACCTGTTGGAGGTCTTTGggatttttgcatgtttctctCTGAATCCATCTGGTTTCATCTATAgaccttatacaggtccttctcaaaatattagcatattgtgataaagttcattattttccataatgtcatgatgaaaatttaacattcatatattttagattcattgcacactaactgaaatatttcaggtcttttattgtcttaatacggatgattttggcatacagctcatgaaaacccaaaattcctatctcacaaaattagcatatttcatctgaccaataaaagaaaagtgtttttaatacaaaaaacgtcaaccttcaaataatcatgtacagttatgcactcaatacttggtcgggaatcctttggcagaaatgactgcttcaatgcggcgtggcatggaggcaatcagcctgtggcactgctgaggtcttatggaggcccaggatgcttcgatagcgacatttagctcatccagagtgttgggtcttgagtctctcaacgttctcttcacaatatcccacagattctctatggggttcagttcaggagagttggcaggccaattgagcacagtgataccatggtcagtaaaccatttaccagtggttttggcactgtgagcaggtgccaggtcgtgctgaaaaatgaaatcttcatctccataaagcttttcagcagatggaagcatgaagtggtccaaaatctcctgatagctagctgcattgaccctgcccttgataaaacacagtggaccaacaccagcagctgacacggcaccccagaccatcactgactgtgagtacttgacactggacttctggcattttggcatttccttctccccagtcttcctccagactctggcaccttgatttccgaatgacatgcagaatttgctttcatccgaaaaaagtactttggaccactgagcaacagtccagtgctgcttctctgtagcccaggtcaggcgcttctgctgctgtttctggttcaaaagtggcttgacctggggaatgcggcacctgtagcccatttcctgcacacgcctggatgtttctactccagactcagtccactgcttccgcaggtcccccaaggtctggaatcggcccttctccacaatcttcctcagggtccggtcacctcttctcgttgtgcagcgttttctgccacactttttccttcccacagacttcccactgaggtgccttgatacagcactctgggaacagcctattcgttcagaaatgtctttctgtgtcttaccctcttgcttgagggtgtcaatagtggccttctggacagcagtcaggtcggcagtcttacccatgattggggttttgagtgatgaaccaggctgggagttttaaaggcctcaggaatcttttgcaggtgtttagagttaactcgttgattcagatgattaggttcatagctcgtttagagacccttttaaagatatgctaattttgtgagataggaattttgggttttcatgagctgtatgccaaaatcatccatattaagacaataaaagacctgaaatatttcagttagtgtgcaatgaatctaaaatatatgaatgttaaattttcatcatgacattatggaaaataatgaactttatcacaatatgctaatattttgcgAATGACCTGTATTGACTAGATCATTCCAGGCCTCGAAAGCTGCTCTCCTGTAacatttagatgcatcccttttCCAACACACCTGAGTTTAATGAATGTCTCGTCACCAGGCCTCTTCAGACTGAATCACCTGCTGATGAGggtgattcaggtgtgttggagcaggaaaTAGTAACAGTAGCTCTCAAGCACTGGAGTTGGGCACCCCAGGTCTTGTTTCACCAGAAAGGCTCATACTTGGAGTCCAACTGGATAATTAAAAGTGTACTTTAAATCCTCTTGGTTGAAGCTTTTCCTTTTCAAGCAAATTTCTCAGATCAATCTGCGTCATATCTGAGAACTATCGATGATAAATAACTTCTCGTGGGTTTCTTCATGGTAGTTtggtccatttttttttttttttgacagagcCCAGTAGCTCTGGACAGAAGATAGCAGAGAAAAAATCAAACCTGGAAGACAAATTCTAGAAAAAGGTTGCTTTCCATAAGTGTTTACAAAAATATTACTATACTAGTTTAAATGTCCTTAAAGCAGATTCGAGCAACAACACATTTGTAGGAGTCCATTTCATTTTAATGtgctttaaaggggacatataatgcttttaaatccttcctttttacACTTAAATCATTAATTTCCTGTATTACACTGATCTCCACACTCTTATCcctttaaaacatgtaaaacgactatatatatatatatatatatatgtatgtatgtataccCCATGTGGCTTCTGCAGGCGTGTTGCTGAGTATCGTGGTGAAGCCGGGTGCCGAAAGACCAGGATTCCTGCTGGTTCTGGACGCCATGAAGCTTACAGAGCTCGCCAGGGCTGAGGTCAACACCGTCATCCCTGTCACTCTCCACGGGATGTACAAACCGCCTCCTTCACCTTAAACACACCGGTCTGTCCCTGTTTTCTGCCTGTTGAGTCCATAATGCATTCAGACCCGTTTTTAAAACAAGGACCACTGTGGTTAATACTAGGGGTTCTAAGTGCCACCATAATAACATGGATTTTAAAACAGCAGAACAGCAGGACTTGGACTTTATCAGTTTGTTGTCTTACGTGacttaaaaacaaaggaaaacaaatggtTTTGCAGGTTAAGAGATGCAATTATAGACATtgtcttttgattttttgtttcagttttattcttgtATTTCTGCTTGTGTTTAGGTTTGTAGTGATTAGAAGTGTTTATATATTAGTCATTCTCGCAATACGGCTTTTACTCACTGAGTTAATTAGACTCACCAGTTTCTCACTTCAGCAATCGTTGCTCCTTGGTATTTGATCTATAGTCACTTCTCACTGGTTTTCCAGTTACGGTCTTTGTTGCGCTTCATATGGTCATGTTGCTCCCTGTGCTTCTCTTTCCCGTGTTTTTAATCATACGTTTCAGTTCTTTAAGTTTGTGTTTCTAAACCCACAGCTACTTGGTTCTGCCCACCTCCTCCCTGCGTTAAGACCTTCCAATCCACAAATCACAACTGTTCCATTTTTACTCAGAAGGTCAAATCTCCACATTTTAGTTGGGTTATATAATTAAATCATATACAGTTGTATACTTTCTCCTCCATTGAACATGCTTGTTatggcctgtccagggtgaccagGGCCCAATGTGAAGTTGGTCCATCCTTGTCAGACCTCATGCAGCCACAACAGTCGTATaatttttaaaggatttatttacaaaatgttctcttcttttcagattttaacgcTGAAAACAAGCTGTGTGGAACTTCAAGGTggatttacaggggttggacaatgaaactgaaacacctgtcattttagtgtgggaggtttcatggctaaattggaccagcctggtagccagtcttcattgatggcACATTggaccagtaagagcagagtgtgaaggttcaattagcagggtaagagcagttttgctcaaaatattgaaatgcacacaacattatgggtgacataccagagttcaaaagaggacaaattgttggtgcacgtcttgctggcacatctgtgaccaagacagcaagtctttgtgatgtatcaagagccacggtatccagggtaatgtcagcataccaccaagaaggacgaaccacatccaacaggattaactgtggacccaagaggaagctgtctgaaagggatgtttgggtgctaacccggattgtatccaaaaaacataaaaccacggctgcccaaatcacggcagaattaaatgtgcacctcaactctcctagtttccaccagaactgtccgtcgggagctccacagggtcaatatacacggccaggctgctatagccaaacctttggtcactcacgccaatgccaaacgtcagtttcaatggtgcaaggagcacaaatcttgggctgtggacaatgtgaaacatgtattgttctctgatgagtccacctttactgttttccccacatccaggagagttacgatgtggagaagcaccaaagaagcgtatcacccagactgttgcatgcccagagtgaagcatgggggtggatcagtgatggtttgggctgccatatcatggcattcccttggcccaatacttgtgctagatgggcgcgtcacttccaaggactaccgaaccattctggaggaccatgtgcatccaatggttcaaacattgtatcctgaaggcggtgccgtgtatcaggatgacaatgcaccaatacacacaacaagactggtgaaagattggtttgatgaacatgaaagtgaagttgaacatctcccatggcctgcacagtcaccagatctaaatattattgagccactttggggtgttttggaggagcgagtcaggaaacgttttcctccaccagtatcgtgtagtgacctggccactgtcctgcaagaagaatggttaaaatccctctgaccactgtgcaggacttgtatatgtcattcccaagacgaattgacgctgtattggccgcaaaaggaggccctacatcatactgataaattattgtggtctaaaaccagatgtttcagtttcattgtccaacccctgtaaataaaagcaacaagcaaaaagaaacTATCTGAAGTAAATCTAAAACGTTAcctattcaaaataaataaaggagaaTATCTTACCTCcctgacaaagaaaaacatgagaaCACTCCTCAACGTCACTTAGAACGTTGAAAGTGTTTTACCTAGATTCTTCACAGGTAAAGGTGTGGATGGTTGGGATGAGTAGAGGGTGAACGTCTGTGTTAAGTAATCTGCATCTGTCCGTCTGCTTGGTCCACCAATGACGGAGAGTCATCTGCACACTCAGATTTACGTATCTGGAAAAAACATGACCTTACAACACTAATCTGCCTTGATCTCTTTCAGTTTGTGTAGAAAGTTCTCAAAATTTCTTCCACCGCACTTTTCTTTTGATACGTTTCTGATGAGGAAAGATCATTGTGGCTTTTGGTTCCCATTTACCTTGCACAAAACTGTGCCAAAATTTCCTCTGAGAACCACTAAATGCTGCCCAGGTACCACAAGAGGTACTAGTACCAGCAGACAAGTTTAGCAAAGCTGCTAGCATTATGATGAATTTAACAATGCGAGGTGTATGTTTAATGGATTTTGTAAATAGCAACATACCGTGTGATTTATGCTACTTCTCCGGCTAACATCTAAACATCGTCATGTCATGTTAAACATTGCATGTAAAGACGAGAACACACAATCTACTTTTTctgcattgaaaatgttttgtttcctgATAAAAACAGCATGTAAATATCATACTTCAGAGCAATTTCTGCTCAATGTATTCAACATTtcaatttattacattttatatagAAGACCAGTGGTTACAAAGACTGTAAAATTTTGTTTAAAGTAGTACATATTGACTGCAAAATAcatgaaataaacataaacaactGCAGCTATGAAAGCTCAGAAGTGTAGTGTGTTGGTGTCCTTCAAATTGGCTCATTTTATGGATTTTGGGGGGTTTTCACAACATGTTTGTATCAGGTGGACCTCTATCATAATGTATTCATAATTTTGTCCACTAACCTCAGTAGTTTCATGGAGATTAAAGCTtctatattgttttttattcaatgttttaacaaaattaagCCTGCATCAGAAACATAgttgtttgatttaatttttagCAAGTGTTACATTAACTCCAGCTGACCAATCATATTCcaagacttttatttgtaaacataaAATTTGTGTCATCAGTTTAGTTTTACAGCTTATATGAGATAATGATGTTGCCTTCTGGTCCTATTGTTCTCTCTTTCCCTTCACATTGCACCTTAAAATTTGAGGGTTTATATCTGACTACAATTTGACCTTTGACAAACAGATTTCTTCCATTACACAGCGATTCGTTTTTTAAACTGAGACTTTTTAACtaaattgaaaataatttttatcatttcaaaTCTTTGAATGGGTGGTCCATGCTTTTATACGCTCCAGCTGGATTTTTGTAACTCTTCATAAGTTGGTGTTAGTTAGGCCTGCCTCGCACTACTGCAGCTGGTCCAGAATGCTGTAGCTCTTCTTCTGATTCGAACTAAAAGGTGTGAACATATTTCCATAGACTTCACTAGCTCCCTGTTCATTTTAGAGTTTTATTGTTGACTTAGAAGTCccctggaaatctgtctgacctCCTGCAGCCTTATGCATCCTCCAGATCCCTAAGATACAAAGATCACTTGCTTTCAGCTGCACTTAAGTCCAGGCTGGTTCACAGAGGCGATCGAGCATTAACGGTTTTAAAACTGTGGAATAAACTGCCCCAACACATCAGACAGGCTCCAAGTGTCCTTATTTTTAAGTCAAATTTAAAACCGCATCTGTACTCACTGGCTTTTATTACAGAGAGAAAAATAAGGGTCTCCTTTTGTACTTTGCTGTCATTTTTGCACTTTCTATGCAgcactttgtttttaaatgcgcTTAGTATATAAAGAAACTTGAACATGTGAATGGACAACTGACAATGAAAAATATGCCACACCATGGCTGTGACTGGACACTGAACTGTTTCTCAAGTTTACATCTGTTTACATCCTCGCTTCAGAGGATAAGAAGTTCAATAACTAATTAGAGTGTTCTTTAACAAATTAATGAGCATGAGTTGAAGACAGGGTGTCACAGCAGAGGCAATTTGATTATTTGCATAttaataaaatcctaataattaGTCCCTTTTAGATGAGACAAATCAAGAGCCTACCAGCTTGTGTGGGCAAAGAGCTGCTGGTTGGTCTCATTCTGCTCCTTATTGTTGAAGAAAATGAGtaactaaataaaatcagataaagATGCTAAAGAcctaaatgtcattttttaaatatatttacacagcaaaaaatatgaaatacctTAAGAGATAAATACAGGCGAAACCAGGTGTTTACCTACACTACTTAAAAAGACACAGaaccttttcttttcttactgtctgacattaaatcagtttAAACATCCTGTTTTCAGTCTGCTatgattaccaaaattatttctatttgctaaatgtcagaCGAATGAGAAACAGCACTTTTAgggatattttcttttacttttttcaagCGCAGTTTACATTCATTTTCTTGCATTCtgtaacatttcctttaaactgTATGAGTCAAATCTGTTGCATCTGTCTACAAGCGTCTCCCAAACGTTTGCTGGAATGCTGGTCTATTTCTGGACCTCAAACTGGTCTAACTGGGTAAGGTTTTTAGGACACCTTGCTCTGCCAGGACGTTGTGATGGCCACTAGaaagaatttaagtgcaccctttcatcaaacattttgacaggtgggcgggacttccggtgagggcgggacttccggtgggggccatgtgggcaggaggtcacgtggtcaagcaggggtgtgtgtccaagggggcgtaaccgtggatgctgattggttgtcgtcattaggggcgataccttaaatgagtcaattaaaacacacaggggtgtgtttaagggtgttattaataatctgtatgttttttcaggcgttaatacatctaaaaaacaaaaaaaaagacatgcatccttttatattttaaaggtataatcaacttaatgttgacctatcacatgaaatcctaataaaggaactgtgtaacctgacagaattgtaagttaattttgctttacagcaggacctatttgttgaatatatgagccagtctaaatccgttcaaaatagaaaagacctaaaacagtaaataaaaaaattgtgcttcactacatcgatggaacgagaaaaaccttcagcttctgcgtcaacatactggaaaagcagctgaaataggtaagacgaatatcagattaacagaaaaaaaaagaacttcagtgtactgtttccaagttacatggcccccaccggaagtcccgccctcaccggaagtcccgcccacctgtcaaaatgtttgatgaaagggtgcacttaaattctctctgcCACTCAAAAACACTGACCTGGTTTCTTCTAAGCTACCTTgtaaccaggggtgaaagtagttttaaattattGCAGGTG includes the following:
- the LOC124873461 gene encoding retinal Mueller cells isomerohydrolase-like isoform X1 is translated as MVSRVEHPAAGYRKIFETVEELNEPIPAEITGVIPSWLSGSLLRMGPGLFEVGDEPFHHLFDGQALMHKFDLKGDQVTYFRKFIKTDAYVRAMTENRVVITEFGTVAYPDPCKNVFSRFFTYFRGIEVTDNCLVNVYPIGEDFYAVTETNYITKVDPDSLETLKKVDLCKYLSINGVTAHPHTEADGTVYNIGNCFGKNMSLAYNVIKIPPAQKDKSDPIEKSQVVVQLPSSERLKPSYIHSFGITENYFVFVEQPVKINLLKFLSAWSVRGATYMDCFESNESMGTWFHLATKEPAGYMKSHKYRTSAFNLFHHINAYEDQGFIVVDLCTWKGHDFVYNYLYLANLREEWEEVKKAAMRAPQPEVRRYVLPLDIHREEQGRNLVSLSYTTATAVLHSDGTVWLEPEVLFSGPRQAFEFPQINYSMCCGRKYSFAYGLGLNHFIPDRIVKLNVQTKETWLWQEEDCYPSEPLFVPTPGATEEDDGVLLSIVVKPGAERPGFLLVLDAMKLTELARAEVNTVIPVTLHGMYKPPPSP
- the LOC124873461 gene encoding retinal Mueller cells isomerohydrolase-like isoform X2, with protein sequence MTENRVVITEFGTVAYPDPCKNVFSRFFTYFRGIEVTDNCLVNVYPIGEDFYAVTETNYITKVDPDSLETLKKVDLCKYLSINGVTAHPHTEADGTVYNIGNCFGKNMSLAYNVIKIPPAQKDKSDPIEKSQVVVQLPSSERLKPSYIHSFGITENYFVFVEQPVKINLLKFLSAWSVRGATYMDCFESNESMGTWFHLATKEPAGYMKSHKYRTSAFNLFHHINAYEDQGFIVVDLCTWKGHDFVYNYLYLANLREEWEEVKKAAMRAPQPEVRRYVLPLDIHREEQGRNLVSLSYTTATAVLHSDGTVWLEPEVLFSGPRQAFEFPQINYSMCCGRKYSFAYGLGLNHFIPDRIVKLNVQTKETWLWQEEDCYPSEPLFVPTPGATEEDDGVLLSIVVKPGAERPGFLLVLDAMKLTELARAEVNTVIPVTLHGMYKPPPSP